In Deltaproteobacteria bacterium, the DNA window TCCGCCCGGTCGATCCCCATTATCCCCGTTCCAGGATGGTCCTGATTGAGCAGACCTCAAACCTGGGCGGGGGGAGTATCTGGCCCCTGGATACCCTGAAGGAAGTGTGTGCCGTGGCCCATGAGCATGGGTTGGCCTGTCACATGGACGGGGCTCGCCTGCTCAACGCCGTCGTGGCGACCGGCATTTCGGCGAGGGAATATGGCGCCCACTTTGATTCCCTTTGGATCGATTTCAGCAAGGGGCTTGGGGCACCTGTGGGGGCGGCTCTGGCGGGTTCCAGGGATTTCATCCGGGAAGCCTGGAGATGGAAGCACCAGTTCGGCGGGGCCATGAGGCAGGCGGGAATCATCGCGGCGGCGGCCGTCTATTCACTTGAAAACCATGTCGAACGCCTCGCCGAGGACCATGAAAACGCCAAAATTCTTGAAAGGAAACTAAAGGAAGTGGGGGGCATACGGGTCGAACCGGTTGAAACGAACCTGGTCTTTTTCGATGTTTCGGGACTGGGTGTGACCTCCGAAGAGTTCAATGCACGTTTGATGGCCCATGGAGTCCGAACTTCCACCCTCGGAAAATATTCAGTGAGGGCGGTCACCCACCTGGATGTTACCCGTGAACAGGTGGAAGAGGCCGCCGAGATCATGGCTCGGGTGGCGGAGGAACTCTCCTGAGGGAGGAACCACTCTTGTTCGAATCAAGGTCGACAGCCCGCCCATAATACTGAATACCGGGAGGATGAAGGACTTGAAACCTATGGAAACCATCAGGAAGATTCCCGTGGGCTGGCAGACTATGCTTGTAATGGTCCTTCTGGTGACCTCGGCCCTTTTCTATTTCATCCACTATCTCCTTTTCAGAGATCCCCATCACATTTTCATCTTTCTCCTGGGAGATATGGCCTTTGTTCCCATAGAGGTGCTGCTTGTGACTCTGATTATCCACAGGGTATTGAGCGAGCGCGAAAAGAAGACC includes these proteins:
- a CDS encoding threonine aldolase family protein, which encodes MKNRIRIDLFSDTITRPTQGMRKAIAEAEVGDEQQREDPTVNRLVEMVCELLGKEDALFLPSGTMCNQVSIRVHCRQGDEIIMDKTAHTRNFEGGGPAALTGAQVYTLEGVRGVFTAGQLEEAVRPVDPHYPRSRMVLIEQTSNLGGGSIWPLDTLKEVCAVAHEHGLACHMDGARLLNAVVATGISAREYGAHFDSLWIDFSKGLGAPVGAALAGSRDFIREAWRWKHQFGGAMRQAGIIAAAAVYSLENHVERLAEDHENAKILERKLKEVGGIRVEPVETNLVFFDVSGLGVTSEEFNARLMAHGVRTSTLGKYSVRAVTHLDVTREQVEEAAEIMARVAEELS